One part of the Salvelinus fontinalis isolate EN_2023a chromosome 4, ASM2944872v1, whole genome shotgun sequence genome encodes these proteins:
- the LOC129854453 gene encoding uncharacterized protein LOC129854453, protein MPVPKEEDWRAIAAEFLERWNFPNCLGSIDGKHVVIQAPPCSGSQFYNYKGTYSVILLAVVDAIYCFHVVDVGAYGKGSDGGTLRDSALGQALQDGTLEIPPPASLPGAEDLGPVPHIFVGDEAFPLRPNLMRPYAGRQLPLPKPEPLRMEMGTPNGHLPDVTRAGANNAPNRHSR, encoded by the exons ATGCCTGTCCCCAAGGAGGAAGACTGGAGGGCCATCGCTGCCGAGTTCCTGGAGAGGTGGAATTTCCCCAACTGTCTTGGCTCCATTGACGGGAAACATGTAGTAATCCAGGCTCCACCCTGCTCAGGTTCGCAATTCTACAACTACAAGGGTACATATTCAGTTATACTCTTGGCTGTAGTAGATGCCATCTACTGTTTCCATGTTGTCGATGTTGGTGCTTACGGCAAGGGAAGTGATGGCGGGACCCTCCGGGACTCTGCCCTCGGCCAGGCACTTCAGGATGGCACCCTGGAGATTCCACCACCTGCATCACTCCCTGGAGCTGAAGACCTGGGACCTGTTCCCCACATCTTCGTCGGCGACGAGGCCTTCCCTTTAAGACCCAACCTCATGAGGCCCTACGCTGGACGCCAGCTGCCATTGCCAAAGCCT GAGCCGCTCCGGATGGAGATGGGCACGCCAAATGGTCACCTACCTGATGTCACCAGGGCAGGTGCCAACAACGCCCCCAACAGGCACTCCAGGTGA
- the LOC129854452 gene encoding glucose-6-phosphate isomerase-like yields MGLTHDPTFQKLEKWYHEHALHLNMRKMFEEDKERFHKFSTTLKTDHGDILIDYSKNLITEDVMKMLVELGKSRGIEATRDKMFHGDKINFTEGRAVLHVALRNRSNHPIMVDGHDVMPEVNKVLEKMKGFCHKVRSGEWKGWTGKSITDVVNVGIGGSDLGPLMVTEALKNYSKGGPRVHFVSNIDGTHIAKTLAELNAETTLFIVASKTFTTQETITNAESAKEWFIEHAKDKSAVAKHFVALSTAGPLVKAFGIDPDNMFGFWDWVGGRYSLWSCIGLSIALHIGYDNFEKLLEGAHWMDNHFKTAPVEQNAPMLLALLGVWYINFFQAETHAMLPYDQYMHRFAAYFQQGDMESNGKYITIHGKRVNYHTGPIVWGEPGTNGQHAFYQLIHQGTRMVPADFLIPAQTQHPIRESKHHKILMANFLAQTEALMKGKTTEEAKKELEAGGLTGEALETILPHKVFQGNKPTNSIVFKKLNPFTLGALIAMYEHKIFVQGVMWEINSFDQWGVELGKALCKKIEPELHGSNDVHSHDSSTNGLINFIKKNHA; encoded by the exons ATGGGACTCACACACGACCCAACCTTCCAGAAACTGGAGAAATGGTACCATGAACATGCTCTGCACCTCAACATGAGGAAGATGTTTGAGGAAGACAAGGAGAGATTCCACAAATTCAG CACAACACTGAAGACAGATCATGGAGACATTCTGATTGATTACTCTAAGAATCTCATCACTGAGGATGTCATGAAGATGTTGGTCGAACTG GGCAAGTCCAGGGGGATTGAGGCCACCAGGGACAAGATGTTCCATGGAGACAAGATCAACTTCACTGAG GGTCGTGCCGTGCTCCACGTGGCTCTGAGGAACCGCTCCAACCATCCCATCATGGTTGACGGACATGATGTGATGCCTGAGGTCAACAAAGTCCTGGAGAAGATGAAGGGCTTCTGCCAC aaagTTCGCAGTGGGGAATGGAAGGGCTGGACTGGAAAGTCCATCACAGACGTTGTTAATGTCGGCATTGGTGGATCTGACCTG GGTCCTCTAATGGTGACTGAGGCTCTGAAGAACTACTCGAAGGGAGGTCCCCGTGTGCATTTTGTCTCCAACATTGACGGCACACACATCGCCAAAACCCTGGCTGAGCTCAATGCTGAGACCACCCTGTTCATCGTGGCCTCCAAG ACTTTCACCACCCAAGAGACCATCACCAACGCAGAGTCTGCCAAGGAATGGTTCATTGAGCACGCTAAAGAT AAATCTGCTGTTGCCAAGCACTTTGTGGCGCTCTCCACTGCCGGC CCCTTAGTGAAGGCCTTTGGTATTGATCCTGACAACATGTTTGGCTTCTGGGAT TGGGTTGGTGGACGTTATTCCCTGTGGTCTTGTATTGGATTGTCCATTGCTCTGCACATCG GCTATGACAACTTTGAGAAGCTTCTAGAAGGGGCTCACTGGATG GACAACCATTTCAAAACAGCCCCTGTGGAGCAGAACGCTCCCATGCTCCTGGCTCTGCTGGGTGTCTGGTACATCAACTTCTTCCAGGCCGAGACCCACGCCATGCTGCCTTATGACCAGTACATGCACCGATTCGCTGCCTACTTCCAGCAG GGTGACATGGAGTCCAATGGAAAGTACATCACTATCCATGGCAAACGTGTCAACTACCATACCGGCCCCATCGTATGGGGAGAGCCTGGCACCAATGGACAGCACGCCTTCTACCAGCTCATTCACCAAG GAACTCGCATGGTCCCCGCTGACTTCCTCATCCCTGCCCAGACACAGCACCCCATCAGGGAAAGTAAGCACCATAAG ATCCTGATGGCCAACTTCCTGGCTCAGACTGAGGCTCTGATGAAAGGAAAGACCACAGAGGAGGCTAAGAAGGAACTGGAGGCCGGCGGCCTGACAGGAGAGGCCCTGGAAACCATTCTGCCACACAAA GTATTCCAAGGAAACAAGCCAACTAACTCTATTGTCTTCAAGAAGCTGAACCCATTCACACTGGGAGCACTTATTG CCATGTATGAACACAAGATCTTTGTCCAGGGTGTTATGTGGGAGATCAACAGTTTTGACCAGTGGGG AGTTGAGCTGGGTAAGGCTTTGTGTAAGAAGATCGAGCCTGAGCTACATGGCTCCAACGATGTCCACTCTCACGACTCCTCCACCAACGGACTCATTAACTTTATCAAGAAGAACCACGCCTAA